In one Phycisphaerales bacterium genomic region, the following are encoded:
- a CDS encoding VWA domain-containing protein, translating into MNTLAAVHLGPLHFDVPVWLLLIPILGAASIWMARKSLSGLGGTTRWVALVVRLLVIVLLAGAMAEPSWRKESKGVAVMMVLDASESVPPQVQTDARRFVETAIKDKKPEDMVGLVTAAKDAYVQQLPSKLNRTLEPQHIGASDGTNLAAAVKLAIASASREAGLRVLLATDGNQTVGDILQAATTAKAMKVPIDVVPIKYKYDREVMIDRVVAPASAREGETMSVKIVLRSLTETRGKLTLLMNGQAVDLSGTGDNDLSTEVELKPGLNVKQVQVKALKTGPQEFKAAFEAYEHNGQVVGDILRQNNTGSSVTFVAGAGKVLVITEIGERPKDSEEFLRAMEEAKIAVEVKTADQVPPTLTELNAYDAVVMVNQSAYKFSQALQENLRQYVHDTGGGLVMIGGPESFGAGGWIGSPLEDALPVRLDPPQKRQMPRGALALVIHSVEMPDGVFYGKKVCEAAVNSLSRLDLAGIIEFTGVGAHAGTEWVHPLEVVADGSKIKRSIQNLRFGDMPSFIPSLELALEGLMKADAGQKHVIIISDGDPTTPTSTLLDKFVDAKITISCVGVYPHGGADIAKMKEMATATEGNWYFVNTEKELASIPEIFIKEAQTVRRSLIREQLAGPGFPAIMIPGADEAMRGLSGVPNVNGYVVTGEREGLALVSIKIKADDPAAAQASDPLLAGWQYGLGKVIAYTSDASTRWNKQWSAWQNYRQFWEQHVRWTMRPSGSASVRISTENKGDQTLITVDALDSSGERLNFARFKGRVAVPGGEGQDVDFKQVGPGRYQSTVKSDQSGTYVLSVRYVAPDDKVEGGVLEGSAQAAITRPFADEYRTLEDNTPILTQVAEMTGGRVFNNWETQLPDLWSREGVTMPVSSQSIWLLMAVLGLGTFLVDVGVRRVRIDIPLMWGAVKGVFRRSTSKGGEQLGSLMQARELAKKKMAERGSAGQAISEAHLKAEAKAEVKAAMDTAKRKFEASPEQLKKGATQIALGGADARPEVFRDKPRPVDSPAGTKQEDQGMSRLLKAKQKARGDMDDGAAS; encoded by the coding sequence TTGAACACCCTCGCCGCCGTGCACCTCGGCCCGCTGCACTTCGACGTGCCCGTGTGGCTGCTGCTGATCCCCATCCTGGGCGCGGCCTCCATCTGGATGGCCCGCAAGAGCCTCTCGGGCCTGGGCGGCACCACCCGATGGGTCGCCCTCGTTGTCCGCCTGCTCGTCATCGTCCTGCTCGCGGGCGCGATGGCCGAGCCCAGCTGGCGCAAGGAGAGCAAGGGCGTTGCGGTGATGATGGTGCTCGACGCCAGCGAGAGCGTGCCCCCGCAGGTGCAGACCGACGCCCGCCGCTTCGTCGAAACGGCCATCAAGGACAAGAAACCCGAGGACATGGTCGGCCTCGTCACCGCCGCCAAGGACGCCTACGTACAGCAGCTCCCCAGCAAGCTCAACCGCACGCTCGAGCCTCAGCACATCGGCGCCTCCGACGGCACCAACCTCGCCGCCGCGGTGAAGCTGGCCATCGCCAGCGCGTCCCGAGAGGCCGGGCTCCGAGTCCTCCTCGCCACCGACGGCAACCAGACCGTCGGCGACATCCTCCAGGCCGCGACCACGGCCAAGGCGATGAAGGTCCCCATCGACGTGGTGCCCATCAAGTACAAGTACGACCGCGAGGTCATGATCGACCGCGTCGTCGCCCCCGCCAGCGCCCGCGAGGGCGAGACGATGAGCGTCAAGATCGTCCTGCGCTCGCTCACCGAGACGCGCGGCAAGCTCACCCTCCTCATGAACGGCCAGGCCGTGGACTTGAGCGGCACCGGCGACAACGACCTCTCGACCGAAGTCGAGCTCAAGCCCGGCCTCAACGTCAAGCAGGTGCAGGTCAAGGCCCTCAAGACCGGCCCGCAGGAGTTCAAGGCCGCGTTCGAGGCCTACGAGCACAACGGCCAGGTCGTCGGCGACATCCTCCGCCAGAACAACACCGGCAGCAGCGTCACGTTCGTCGCCGGCGCGGGCAAGGTGCTCGTCATCACAGAGATCGGCGAGCGCCCTAAGGACAGCGAGGAGTTCCTCCGCGCCATGGAGGAGGCCAAGATCGCGGTCGAGGTCAAGACCGCCGACCAGGTCCCCCCCACGCTCACCGAGCTCAACGCCTACGACGCGGTCGTGATGGTCAACCAGTCCGCGTACAAGTTCAGCCAGGCGCTCCAGGAGAACCTGCGGCAGTACGTGCACGACACCGGCGGCGGCCTCGTGATGATCGGCGGGCCCGAGAGCTTCGGCGCCGGCGGCTGGATCGGCTCGCCCCTCGAAGACGCCCTCCCCGTCCGCCTCGACCCGCCGCAGAAGCGGCAGATGCCTCGCGGCGCTCTCGCCCTTGTCATCCACTCGGTCGAAATGCCCGACGGCGTCTTCTACGGCAAGAAGGTCTGCGAGGCCGCCGTCAACTCGCTCTCGCGCCTCGACCTCGCCGGCATCATCGAGTTCACCGGCGTTGGCGCCCACGCCGGCACCGAGTGGGTGCACCCCCTCGAGGTCGTCGCCGACGGCTCCAAGATCAAGCGCTCCATTCAGAACCTCCGCTTCGGCGACATGCCCAGCTTCATCCCCAGCCTCGAGCTCGCCCTCGAGGGCCTTATGAAGGCCGACGCCGGACAGAAGCACGTCATCATCATCAGCGACGGCGACCCCACCACCCCCACCTCCACCCTCCTCGACAAGTTCGTGGACGCCAAGATCACCATCAGCTGCGTCGGCGTCTACCCCCACGGCGGCGCCGACATCGCCAAGATGAAGGAAATGGCCACCGCCACCGAGGGCAACTGGTACTTCGTCAACACCGAGAAAGAGCTCGCCAGCATCCCCGAGATCTTCATCAAGGAAGCCCAGACCGTCCGCCGTTCCCTCATCCGCGAGCAGCTCGCCGGCCCCGGCTTCCCCGCCATCATGATCCCCGGCGCCGACGAGGCCATGCGCGGCCTCTCCGGCGTCCCCAACGTCAACGGCTACGTCGTCACCGGCGAGCGCGAGGGCCTCGCCCTCGTCTCCATCAAGATCAAGGCCGACGACCCCGCCGCGGCGCAGGCCAGCGACCCGCTCCTCGCCGGCTGGCAGTACGGCCTGGGCAAGGTCATCGCCTACACCAGCGACGCCAGCACCCGCTGGAACAAGCAGTGGTCCGCGTGGCAGAACTACCGCCAGTTCTGGGAGCAGCACGTCCGCTGGACCATGCGCCCCAGCGGCAGCGCCAGCGTCCGTATCAGCACCGAGAACAAGGGCGACCAGACGCTCATCACCGTCGACGCCCTCGACAGCAGCGGCGAGCGCCTCAACTTCGCACGATTCAAGGGTCGCGTCGCCGTCCCCGGCGGCGAAGGCCAGGACGTCGACTTCAAGCAGGTCGGCCCCGGCCGCTACCAGAGCACCGTCAAGAGCGACCAGTCGGGCACCTACGTCCTCAGCGTCCGCTACGTCGCCCCCGACGACAAGGTCGAGGGCGGCGTGCTCGAGGGCTCCGCACAGGCCGCGATCACCCGCCCCTTCGCCGACGAGTATCGCACGCTCGAGGACAACACGCCCATCCTCACGCAGGTCGCGGAGATGACCGGCGGGCGCGTGTTCAACAACTGGGAGACCCAGCTGCCCGACCTCTGGTCGCGCGAGGGCGTCACCATGCCCGTCTCCTCGCAGAGCATCTGGCTGCTCATGGCCGTGCTCGGCCTGGGCACCTTCCTCGTCGACGTCGGCGTGCGCCGGGTCCGTATCGACATCCCGCTGATGTGGGGCGCGGTCAAGGGGGTCTTCCGCCGCAGCACCAGCAAGGGCGGCGAGCAGCTCGGCTCGCTCATGCAGGCCCGCGAGCTGGCCAAGAAGAAGATGGCCGAGCGCGGCTCCGCCGGCCAGGCGATCTCCGAAGCCCACCTCAAGGCCGAGGCCAAGGCCGAAGTGAAAGCCGCGATGGACACCGCCAAGCGCAAGTTCGAGGCCAGCCCCGAGCAGCTCAAAAAGGGCGCAACGCAGATCGCGCTCGGCGGCGCCGACGCCCGCCCCGAGGTCTTCCGCGACAAGCCGCGCCCCGTCGACTCACCAGCCGGTACCAAGCAGGAGGACCAGGGCATGAGCCGCCTCCTGAAAGCCAAGCAGAAAGCCCGCGGCGACATGGACGACGGAGCCGCCAGCTGA